The following proteins come from a genomic window of Candidatus Paceibacterota bacterium:
- the infB gene encoding translation initiation factor IF-2 produces the protein MEKGTKKIPVIVVLGHIDHGKSSLLEAIRDDFKITNKESGGITQHIGAYEIEYEGQKITFIDTPGHEAFSEMRSRGAKVADIAILVVAADEGVKPQTKEAINTIKEAKIPSVIVLNKIDKENVDIQKAKGELQNTGVLIEEWGGDIPIVEVSAKTKKGIKDLLSVLRLLTEVSEIKSDEDKKPKGFVLESHLNSFCGPKATLIIEEGRLKEGDVIKTETTFGKIKAMKNFKLQDRKEAIPGEAVVVTGFKDVPGVGESFYFSSSVDDAQKELLEKKTEEDIPPFKEKEDIDNYLKTIIKGDCKGSVEVLSKILNDLIQDKIGIKILNTGVGDITDSDIRLADNENALIIGFRVFPNAVAKTQASQREVKILTFEVIYDLIDNIRKEMANMREKKKERVDLGKIKPLIIFKTQKRGEKKYRQIIGGKVIEGEVKKSEVEIKRGEEILEGGRILELQEQKKKIEKAKSPREIGISYEGKTKIKEDDILLVFEIIET, from the coding sequence ATGGAAAAAGGAACAAAAAAAATTCCTGTTATTGTTGTTTTGGGTCATATAGATCATGGCAAGAGTTCTTTATTAGAAGCGATTAGAGATGATTTTAAAATAACAAATAAAGAGTCGGGAGGAATAACTCAACATATTGGTGCCTATGAGATAGAATACGAGGGGCAAAAAATTACTTTTATTGATACACCAGGACACGAAGCTTTCTCCGAAATGAGATCGCGCGGAGCAAAGGTTGCGGATATTGCAATTTTAGTCGTGGCGGCCGATGAAGGCGTTAAGCCCCAAACAAAGGAAGCAATTAATACAATAAAAGAAGCAAAGATTCCTTCTGTGATTGTTCTAAATAAGATTGATAAAGAAAATGTTGATATTCAAAAAGCAAAAGGAGAGTTGCAAAATACAGGTGTTTTAATTGAGGAATGGGGAGGAGATATTCCTATTGTCGAAGTTTCAGCAAAGACCAAAAAAGGCATAAAAGATCTTCTTTCTGTTTTAAGGCTTTTGACTGAAGTCTCTGAAATTAAATCAGACGAAGATAAAAAACCCAAAGGGTTTGTTTTAGAAAGCCACCTTAATTCTTTCTGTGGCCCGAAAGCCACCCTAATAATAGAAGAAGGAAGATTAAAAGAAGGGGATGTTATAAAAACAGAAACTACTTTTGGAAAAATAAAAGCAATGAAAAATTTTAAATTACAAGACAGAAAGGAGGCGATCCCGGGCGAAGCAGTTGTTGTTACTGGATTTAAAGATGTTCCGGGCGTTGGTGAAAGTTTTTATTTCTCAAGTTCTGTTGATGATGCCCAAAAAGAATTGTTAGAGAAAAAAACAGAGGAAGATATACCTCCTTTTAAAGAGAAGGAAGATATTGATAATTATCTTAAAACAATTATCAAGGGAGACTGCAAGGGTTCTGTTGAGGTTTTATCAAAGATTTTAAATGATTTAATTCAGGATAAAATAGGTATTAAAATTCTAAACACAGGAGTAGGGGATATTACAGATTCCGATATAAGGCTAGCAGATAATGAAAATGCTTTAATTATCGGATTTAGAGTTTTTCCTAATGCTGTTGCAAAAACGCAAGCATCCCAGAGAGAAGTTAAAATTTTAACTTTTGAAGTAATATATGATCTTATTGATAACATAAGAAAAGAAATGGCAAATATGCGTGAGAAAAAGAAAGAAAGAGTTGATCTTGGCAAAATAAAACCGCTTATTATTTTCAAGACCCAAAAAAGAGGAGAAAAAAAATATAGGCAGATTATTGGCGGAAAAGTTATCGAAGGGGAAGTAAAGAAATCAGAAGTTGAGATTAAAAGGGGCGAGGAAATTTTAGAAGGAGGCAGAATATTAGAACTTCAGGAACAAAAAAAGAAAATAGAAAAAGCGAAATCACCAAGAGAGATAGGCATTTCCTATGAAGGAAAAACAAAAATAAAAGAAGATGATATCTTATTAGTTTTTGAAATTATAGAAACTTAA
- a CDS encoding DUF4446 family protein, which produces MIEFIEKNTGTILIAVIFIFLLWNIFLELRLKKEKERTTNFFRGKKAESLESIISELFKNQKRTEEKIHKALNRIKELDKSALHSIQKIGVVRFNPFSEIGSNQSFAITLLDQKDDGIVISSLHSKEGTRVYTKPIKNGESEYSLSKEEEESIKQALK; this is translated from the coding sequence ATGATTGAATTTATTGAAAAGAATACAGGTACTATTTTAATTGCAGTAATCTTTATTTTTCTTTTGTGGAACATTTTTCTTGAGTTGAGGTTAAAAAAAGAAAAAGAAAGAACAACTAACTTTTTTAGGGGCAAAAAAGCGGAAAGTCTTGAGTCAATTATTTCTGAACTTTTTAAAAACCAGAAAAGAACAGAAGAGAAGATACACAAGGCATTAAATAGAATAAAAGAACTTGATAAGTCAGCGCTTCACTCAATTCAAAAAATAGGCGTTGTTCGTTTTAATCCTTTCTCGGAGATTGGGAGTAATCAAAGTTTTGCTATAACCTTACTTGATCAGAAAGATGATGGAATTGTAATTTCTTCTTTGCATTCAAAAGAAGGAACAAGAGTTTATACAAAGCCGATTAAAAATGGCGAATCAGAATATTCTCTCTCAAAAGAAGAAGAAGAGTCAATAAAGCAAGCCCTTAAATAG